aaatgaggttattagaggagaagggggtgctagggtgacaaggtgagtccagctctacacacatcatatgcacgacaaaagcaccatcactctcaaaatcatcacagacatcacatttcatgaccatcaacacattgtgtattgcaatgattttcattaggccggcATTATTTCTAtgccacttttagaaatcatctatcatatccgattgttcggctatgagtggtgtggcatctattgactttacatcacgcaatggtgtaagctttactcacgtggcatcatttcagggtctgcagatgtgtctgtggctgtccgggggtgcttccccatgagtgcgaacacccgctcctccatctcagtgatgttgcaagAGACTGGTGTCCCCCCCATCTGTTCGCCTCAGCATAGGCCTCATTGTCAATAgcatcttctgtaaaaggtgacaggacgacatggcatgatatcattgctaggtattgtcacagagactgatacaacacatactggcagatgtaatcatgattattatgattattatcattctttacctaaagccatacaccgtgaccgcaggctttgagtaaaacattcccggtaaaagtgcaagacctcacatctgctgatagtcactcataactgttacaaatcaaattatataaacacataattacatgcaaataaatgtaatacttactcttgcggatcccacaaggtcgttccatcgtttgcagcattggttgccctcacccacctcattggtcaccgacgagaccacctctgctatctcggtccatatcctctggtaggcctttgggctgggcatcccacgccctccctgtgtcaaatcaccccagcgtgactcgacctcctgcaggagagaggcatttgcctcgttccGAGAAccccctggctcttttgcggcctccaatgtgctcctcacccacctcactgctctctccagcgttagtctccacagcgtgctgtgatacctcctcctctccctctattatagggcaaatttggtcaaatatgtggctggtaactgctactttttgtttgcctacttgctgtgaagccctttttgttttttgccttgggtttctctgccctccacttttactattctcctttctatcttttgcttctgcctccattctacttccctctgtctccctgcataggttcccatccccctgccatgttagtttaactcctccccaacagcactagcaaacactccccctaggacattggttccggtcctgcccaggtacagaccgtccggtttgtgctggtcccacctctcccagaactggttccaatgtcccaggaatttgaatccctcccttatgcaccactcctcaagccacgtattcatctgagctatcctgcgattcctactctgactagcacatggcactggtagcaatcctgagattactacttttgaggtcctacttttaatttagctcctagctccctaacatTTTCCCCCCAAACAGATAAGTAAAGACAAAATAATGGGAGTGATGGTATTGCCTTCAATGTCTCACACCACTTCTGCCTCCAGTAAGAAACTCGGGTGGAACCTCCTCATAGACGAACGGGTCTCCTTTATGAAACAGCACAACCAATTACTGCAGCCCCAACTTCATCATCAGCAGTGTAATTTGATGGGGGATTGGGGTGgcgctactgccaccagaggggcgAAACATTGCCATGGAGGAGGTTTTCTCAGTCTGCATTGGTAGTAGCAATGCTGTTAGTAGCAACAGTAAACAGTCATCAATGCTGGCGTTATTTCCTCTGGTCATGCTGAGCTTTGTCGTTTAAAGGAGCAGATAGGAAGTAAACAATGATGTTGTAGGCTTTATTTGATGTGGTTTTTTTTTACAATATTTTTCTTGTTGACTCAATTGTTGATAAAATTTGGTGCCGATAATATTGTTTTGCTCCTAAAATTGGGCAATGGGTTCCCCCTTTGGAATCATTCCATCTTCATGTTTTTGAAGGAAGAGAGGTGGATCAATTGAGAATCAATTGCACTGAGGATTTTTTCCAAACAATAACTGATGATGATGACGATTATGCTACCAACTTACTAATTCGGATAATGGGTATTCCTATTTCTATCCATCTTCAGTTATACTATTTGGAGGAAGATAATGAATAAGAGAAGGATGTGAGACATGTCAGGCTACACGAGAGGAGAGCTGCAACCGGTTACCTTCCCAACCTTCATGTTTAAGCCAAGGTGAACTTCCCGGGATGGGGCTGAGAAACAGCACACGTGTGGGCTGAGATTCGCCATGGTGGCTGTGAATGGTGTTGTGCCACCTGCTGCTAGCTGAGTTCCAATCAATCTCCAGGGCAGGCACACAACTCTGAAAGGCTTTTAGAGTCACTGCAACTCTGAACTTTCAACTCTTTTagggcaaacataaacattaattcacgtgccccccgatctgggggacactccaaacatttcccaaggcccttttttttgtttttttgttggttttttttgtattttttgtagggttttttttgtgttttttttagggcattaaaattccatattttacaagtggcccctataaaaggggagggggagactaAAAACatgggcaattaaaacaaattaaactttaaaacataaaatcaaattaaaatgtggttgccgggggtaataatgcactccagtctctccggtgcccacctctcgcggaaggccgcgagcgtactggtggacaccccaCTCTGAACTTTCAACTCTTTTtgagggagacaaaataaacattaaatcaagtgccccccgatctgggggacactcgaaCATTTTTTgaggcccttttttgtgtgttttttttttgttttttgtttatttttgtgtattttttttgtgttttttttgggcattaaatcatttttttcaagtgccccctataaaaggggaggggggcactaaaaccggcatttaaaataaattagactttaaaacatgtaaaatcaaattaaaatttgattgccgggggtaatgatgcactccagtccctccggcgcccacctctcgcggaaggccgcgagcgtaccggtggacaccccaCTCTGAACTTTCATGCCTTGGACTCATTCCAGCCTGCAATTAATCAACTTGAATAGCACAAATTAATGAGCATTCATTAAGGTCAACGGGCCAAAGTGAGTTAACACCTTGTCCTCTCACCCCTTGACCTGGATTTGAATCCAGTCCAGACCGATGGGAAGGAAACCTCATTCCTATTGTGGCTGCCAGAGGCTAACATGAATTAAATTTAGATGCTCTCAACCGAGATCCTAGTGGGCCTGAATCTTAGCATAAACTGCCCATCATTTCTCACTCAGACAAATGTCACATGGATAGATACTCTTTTGAGGATGGGACTATGCATATTGTTGATAGAGCAGAGGTTTTACTATGCATTTGGCCGTTGTAATTGACCTGATAGTAAATGAAACATGTCCTATTTCCTAGCATCAACATCTCTCACATTGTTAAGCACAAATATTTaccatttttttccccaaaaacgaGAAACAATAGTACAAATATGCAAACAAGAAAAGAATGAAAAAGTTAATGAAGCAGAGATgcatttgaaggtggcagggcaatggAATTGAGCAGTAGCCTctgaaacaataaaagggaattgaTGTGGATAACaactgccttcagctacctaggccccaagctctggaactccctccttaaacctctccgcctctctacctctctttcctccttcaagatgctccttagctatttacaatctatattaacgacttgaaagaaaggaccgagtgtaacgtagtcaagtttgctgatgatacaaagatgggaggaaaagcaatgcatgaggaggacacaaaaaaactgtaaaaggacttagacagactcagtgagtgggcaaaaatttggcagatggagtataatgttggaaagtgtgaagtcatgcactttggcagaaaaaaaatcaaacaccaagttattatttaaatggagaaatattgcaaagtgctgcattacagcaggacctggggatacttgtgcataaaacacaaaaggatagtatgcaggtacagcaagtgatcaggaaggccaatagaatcttggcctttattgcaaaggggatggagtataaaagcagggaagtcttgctacagctatacagagtattggtgaggccacacctggaattctgcatacagttttggtttccatatttacgaaaggatatccttgctttggaggcagttcagagaaggttcactaggttgattccagagatgagtggttgacatatgaggaaaggttgagtaggttgggcctccactcattggaattcagaagaatgagaggtgatcttattgaaatgtgtaagattatgagggggcttgacaaggtggatgcagagaggatgtttccactgagaggggagactagaactagagggcacaatcttagaataaggggccgcccatttaaaactgagatgagaaggaatttcttctctcagagggttgtaaatctgtggaattcactgcctcggagctgtggaagctgggacattgaataaatttaagacagaaatagacagttttttaaactataaggaaataaggggttatgtaataagcgggcagggaagtggagctgagtccatgatcggaacagccatgattgtattaaatggcggagcaggctcgagggacagtatggcctactcctgctcgtatttcttatgtttttatgatgttAAAATGTACctcttctgccctaatttcttcttatctggctcgatgtcaaattgatTTTTTTGACTTATAACACACCTGTTATAaccgcaccttgggacattttactacgttaaaggcactatgtaaatacaagttgttggtgttgatAACAAGCTGGGGATTTCATTGTATCACAATGCTTTCCAAAATCTGTCAGGTTCAATTAATTGTCTGACTGAAAACAATTTAATATATATATGTAGCAAATCCCTTCATTTAATTTTTCAGCTCAGTAGAAAACATATTGTATTTTCATGCAATTGTAGGAGCAAAGAAATGTACAGGACTGGAAAGGTCCATTGTTGCCCATACCAGTATCTAAGGATTAATACAGACAACAAAACCCGTAACCCATTGATCAAATTCTTCTCCAGATAATTACTTAACTTTGCAGAAATCTGATTattcaccaccatcatcatcataggcggtccctcgaacgagggtgacttgcttccacaccaaaagggatgagtttgcagatgtttcaatgaaggacgggATATTCCAGTCGTGAATGTCAGGGGTTCATAACAAGAGTGAATGCACGTCACAGTAAAGTTTTGTTTGTAAAGAGTTTTGGGCAGTCCTGAGCGATGTGATAATGGCACCAAAGAATGCATGTTATTTCTTTCTTCAACACGGACAGCAGCTGGCGACCTATTCTGTTGTGGAGGGAAGAGGTGGGCTGCATTGCAGATCAGCTAAAATCTGTTCTCTCCTGACATCTACACGTGTATTTTCCAACAGTTGCCACTGGATCCCAATGAGGACTGGGAAATCCTGGCTGATTCTCCAAGTAAATTGGTGTCAATTGGCCCAATTACAGCCTGTCTTTCTCAGCTGAGCCTTTGGGGAGCCAGcattacaactattttagttgtgaacattaaacaagtgccacctgattaaagggggggggggtcaccttgttttttatttatttatatttttgagggcaccaaaaaaacacaaattatgcaagtgccccctggctaaaaggggggagggggcactgaaactgacacacatgacaaattaaaatttagttgctggCAGAAGGCAGCCAGCATTACAGTTTTGCATTTGTTGATTCAGGCAAATAGGGCGTGTCTCACTAGAATTGAAACTGGTTTGTTTCTCTTGGAATGAGGCCAGGAGTGCTGTATATGTAGGCTTGCACTGTTGTGTATAAAGGGTCGCAGTGCTGCTAGCTCGACATTCACGGCGCATTGGATTCTTCATTGCAACCTTTGGTAAATTATTCGAATACTTTAGATGAAATGTTTGCAATAATCTATGTATAATTGGTCGTGCGTAGTGCCTCACACAAACGGTTTTAATTTACTTTTAACTTCCTCACTTTAGTCACAGTGTAGGTGGAGCTGTCTGGCGTTTATGTTGTGGCACGACGTTTCCTCCTTTTCTCTGCCATTTTTTCTCCACTtatcctctcctctcctgaagccgTTGACCCTTTGCTGGAGTATTATCCCACAGGCGCTCCACTAACTCACCAAAGTGGGCATTCCTCATTCATTAACTCAGATAGTGAGTGTTACCAGACTATTCAACCAGGGAGCACATCCAGCATAATATCCTCATCTCAAGGTAAGATTTTCACTTTGTGCTATTTGTAACAAAAGCATAAAACTTGTTCTTCACCAGCAGGTTCATGGTTTTGCTGCAaatagcccggggggggggggagggaggggagatctcCCTCCCACCCCATTAGCCCAACATCGAGGCATGTGCACTTCCAGAAGTCGTCTCTGGTTAGAGATCCGAACTGGGAATCCTGCCTGATCGATACTGAGAAATGTAAGAgaataaagggaccttgaagtACATGTCCTTGAAggaagcaggacaggtagataaggtggttaagaaggcatacgggatacttttctTTCTTAGATGAGCAGAGAGGTTATTCTAGAATGTATaaaactgcatacagttctggtcaccacattacaggaaagatgtgatttcattaGAGAGGATACAAAAGAAATTTATGAcaatattgccaggactggagaattgttgctatgaaaaaagattggatagacaggggttgttttctttgtaacagaggctgaggggtgatgtaattgagatatataaaattatgaggggccgaaatAGAGTGGATCAGAAGtgccttatttcccttagcagaggggtcaataaccgggacatagatttaaagtaattggcaaaaggattagaggggagttagaGAACTTTTTGTAACCAGAGGGTGGTAGGGTTCTAGAGCTCATTGGTAGAgatagaaaccctcatcacattttaaaaagtaagaGTCTGAAATTATTTAATCCCACTTCTGAATTCCTTTGGCTCTTGAAAGATTGATTATTATTGTGTAAATTGCCTTTCTTTAAACTTTGCACTTTCAAAAATTGGCTCCTGTAGACTACAAAATCTTTAATCACTACTATTTTAATTGCCCCGTTTGTTCAGAGACAATTTAAAAATAACACTAAATAACCTCAATTTCCTTGCCCATCCAATATATCAAGGTGTTAATCTCATTTAGTGCATCTTTCTGATGTATACCCAAAGCCTTGCCATATCTTTCAGCTTGTTATATCCATCTTGAGATTTTCTCTGCTTCACTAAAATCAGATTTATTTTGAGAACGAGCGTGACAAGAAGCCATTAATCTGTGTTTTCAAAATGCATACTTCCTGTTATCGATTTTCCCCTGGTTTGTTTTTTCAGTATGTTCTGCAGAGAACCATTTTTGTTTCTGACAATTACTGGATGCTTCTctcattggctgctgtgtttccaaaaTTACAACATTTCAAAGTATTTAatcggctgtaaagcattttgggattggCACCATGTTGGATTGGGGTGCTATTTCAATAGACTCTGATATCAAATGCAACCAACAGTACTTTATTCCCAGCAGCTTGTTTTAAAGTGTCCCACCTTTCTGATCCAGCTTGGATAGGTTCTTCTCATAACCAGTCCCAGTTGATCAGTACTGGCTCCCCCTCTATTTTCACTCACTCAGCACCTTGCCTTTTATTACAATACACCTTATTGTAATTATACCTgacatagctcagagtagagtgcttgtttcgggagtctagtatcagacatgcagacaatgtggtctgcctatcgaagctgatcgagtgtggtcaatgcttcgatgctggggatgatggcctgatgTGTTACATTGAAAGAACAATCAATCACAATAAAAATGCGCATGCCTGACAAGGAGAGTGAAATATCTACAGTGTTTACCCCTACAATGAGGTTTATAGGATTGTaaggtgtcagccctggctcagtggtagTGTTGAAGTATCACTCAAGCGACacaagtacaaaatctaggctggtactCCAATGCcccaccgaggccctgtctgccctcttgggtggatgtaaaagaccccttgGCACTAtatcaaagcagagcaggggagttcttctcggtgtcctggacaatagttatcccttaaccaacataacTGAAACAAATGATCTGGCACAATCACATTGTTGTtcgtgggagattgctgtgtgcaaactgtctGCTGCTTTTCCTATATCATAACAGTGAATAGGCTTTAAATTATTTAATTGGcttaagcgctttgggacatgcttaagcgctttgggacatactgaAGCAGTGAAAGACGGTTTctcaatgctagttttttttttaaacaaaagattTTTTCTTTTTACAGAAACAAAGCAATGGGCTTATTAACAGCTGCAATTATTACAACTGCCGGTGCAGGTAAGCATCGCTCCACTTTGCCATGTGATAAATTGATTTTTCCAAATGAGGTAAAACAATTCTAGGAATTGAAATTGCCACCAACCTGGTTTCCCATGGGCGGACTAGTTCAAATCATCCCTGATGTTTCTAAAGTAGGCGATAATGATGCACTATGGCAGTGTAGTATTTTCAAATCATTCAGCTTCATGAATTAAAGAAGAAAGAAACTGGTATTGAGAGTAAAGTAGGAAGTTATGgctaacactgggactgtcacAGTAATGTTTGTTTGGTGCATAGTTGTAATGTTTACTGGCTTACTTGGCTTGACCTTTTAAAGTCAGCCATTCAGGTATCTCCTGAAGTGGAGAAGTGGACTAAATAGCTACTGAGGAAGTTTCTCTAGATTATCAGCTGCTTGCTTCCTTGTTATCTGAAGGTTTGAAATAAACAGAAGATGTCTGGATTTCTTTTTCTCCTCAAAAGTACTCAATTTGATTTACTGGTAGTTTTTTTTACAAATTGTGACATCAGATTTTAAgatgagcacataacctaggctgacacttcagtgtagtactgagggagtactgcactatcggaggtgccatcggaGGTTAAAGCAAGGCCCCTTCTGCCTTCTTGGGcggatccatggcactattcaaaagaacaggagagttctccaatatttatctctcaatcaatatcactaaaacagcttatctaTCATTAACCCATTGCTatccttgctttgcacaaattggctgctgcatttcctgcattgcaacagtgactgcacttcaaacaagtacttaattggttgtaaagtgtatgtgtatatgtaatatatatatatatatataacactccttaaaacctaacacttggtcacctgccctaatcttTCTGTGTGGTTCAATGTCAaatatttgtcttataacactcctgtgaagcaccttgggacattttactacatttataggtgctatataaatacaagttctttttttcctctctctctctctctctctctctctctctctctctctctctctctctctctctctctcttgctcccttctttctttttctttcatttcGGGTAGAGGCGGTGAGAAGCACCAGGCCCCACAAAGAAAATAAAAACGCTCATTTCTTTGGGCCTCTTGTGCCCAGAGCACCTCTTCCCACTGTCTCCACCTCGCTACAAACCTACAACAGCTTGGCTGCTCAGGCCagtagttaaaattgcagtcgggtcctGATGACACCATTGCAGTCTGACGGGCATGTGTAAAGTAGGACCACGCTGACTTTGGCAGGTTACTTTGCCGCTTGCTCAGTAGAGCACGATAAACTTCAGGACGGGTATTACTTCATCACGACTTTCTGCTGGGTCAGTAAGCCGGACATTGGAATTGCCACCAACCTGGTTTCCGGTTCAAATCACCCCTGATGTTTCAATAATGATGCACTATGGCAGTGTAGTATTTTCAACTCATTCAGCAGCTTCATCAACCAAAGAAGGAAGAAACTGGTACTGAGAGTAAAGCAGAAAGTCATGgctaacactgggactgtcacAGTTATGTTCGTTCAGTCCTAGGGGTTCAATGTGATGCTCACCTCAATACTTGCAGCTCTTTTGCTGTGAACAAAAATAGACAATTAAATCaaatgtcccctgattaaagggggggacatccaaaactttcaaacaagtgcacttttttggggggttttgtggggttttttgggcactaaagccacaaattatgcaagtgctccctataaaaggggaggggggcactaaaaccagcaataaaacaaattaaactttaaaacatttaaaattaaattaaaatttggttgccgggggtgaggggggaaggccgcgagcgtaccggtggacaccctgtgctccatctctagggacaccctggcccggatgtacgtgcggaagagagacaggcagtcgggctgaacgaccccctcggccggcgctgcctggaccggctgatggcacccttggctgtgcccaggagcagtcctacgaggaggcctttggacctacccgctcccctccgcacagggtgcccaaagatcaggagcgtgggactaccGCAATActtacaactcttttgttgaaCAACAGCTAtacaactctttttgagtaaacaaaagaaacattagatcaagtgccccccgatctgggggacactccaaacatttcacacggccctttttttttgttttttttggtgatttttgtggggggttttttgggtataaaataatagttttttttctccaagtgccccctataaaaggggagggggacactaaaaacaccggcaattaaaacaaattaaactttaaaacataaaatcaaattaaaatttggttgtcgggggtgatgatgcactccagtccctccggcgcccacctctcgcagaaggccgcgagcgtaccggtggacaccgcgtgctccatctctagggacaccctggcccggatgtaggcacggaagagaggcaggcagtcaggctgaatgaccccctcgaccgcccgctgcctggaccggctgatggcacccttggccgtgcccaggagcagtcctacgaggaggccctcggacctactcgctcccctccgcacagggtgcccaaagatcaggagcgtgggactaccGCAATACTTACAGACAGAATTCCATTAGATTGCTGCAACCACTTAATGTTTATAACATATAATTGATGTTTCCTGTAATTCAGTGCATAGCAATGCAGCATGAACCATGAGTAACAGTGGTTGGTGTCTGTTATTCTTGAACTTGCTGTTTAATTCTGGTACCTTTATTAAGCTTCAGTGCTGTTAAAGGTTGAGAGATAGAATTTCTCCCAATTATCTGCAATAACTTTTGAATATCGGCAGAACTCTTGGACTAATAGCTTAAATGGCCATTTATATCGCTTCTCCGGGTTTCGGTCAAAGTTACGGCAGATAATCAGGTGCACCCCTGTGGAAATGCCAGGCATGGCACCTTCAAGAAATTTGGAAGAATGTCTTGGATCTGGATTATTATTACAAATATAACTAATATTCCGAGATGCTGGACGGAAATATTGTGAAGAAAATAAAACGTCACTGCAGACAGGACGAATTCTGACATGGTACGATTGTACATTTCAGGCATTAGATCTATTGTTAAATTGCCTGAGTGTGGCTCTTATTTGAATCCCTATGTGTCACTTGGCTTGTACGAAGCTCCTGTATATATGTGCTATGTTCAAACGGGGATGTCTCCTATTTCAGCTGGTGCCGTTGCTGCTGCTCCTGCGGTTCTGGCTCTGGTGGGATTTACCAGTGCGGGAATAGCAGCCGGTTCTATCGCTGCAGGTATGATGTCTACGGCTGCTGCCGCCAATGGAGGAGCTGTAGCAGCTGGAAGTCTGGTGGCCATCCTTCAATCTGTTGGTAAGGCTCAGTGATAAGTCATGAATATTTGTCAATCTTTTAAAGCCTCACTGATGATGCCTGGCTTTCTCTGCATCTATGAAGATGCTGAATATCATTTGATATTAAATACTCATTTGTTTTGGTAACTTT
This genomic window from Pristiophorus japonicus isolate sPriJap1 chromosome 14, sPriJap1.hap1, whole genome shotgun sequence contains:
- the LOC139279375 gene encoding interferon alpha-inducible protein 27-like protein 2, whose translation is MGLLTAAIITTAGAAGAVAAAPAVLALVGFTSAGIAAGSIAAGMMSTAAAANGGAVAAGSLVAILQSVGAVGLSTVATAAVGTGGGALAGGLAAILI